Within Xanthomonas oryzae pv. oryzae, the genomic segment GCCGGGAATCAGCGTGCCTGAGTCCTTGGCACCGGCGTGGCGCTTGAGCAGGCTCTCGAACAGGTCGCCGAGCACCGATGCCAGCACCGCCAGCGCGGAAACCAGCATCAGCTGCGGCACATGCGCCAGCGTCAGCCCGGCCAGCCAGCCGAACGCGCAGGCCACCGCAATGCCGGCAAGCATCCCGCCGAGCAGGCCTTCGATGGTCTTGTTGGGGCTGACCCGCGGCGCCAGCTTGTGCTTGCCGAACGCGCGGCCGGCGAAGTACGCACCGGAGTCGGCCGCCCACACCGTGGTCAGCGATGTCAGCAGCCACAGGTTGCCTTTGTCCGGGCTGGCATGCAGCAGCACCAGCGCCGCCCAGGCCGGCAGGACCGCCAGGGTGCCGGCGGCCAGCTTGAGCGCACGTGCCTGGCCGTTGCAATGATCGGCGCCGAAGGTGAAAAAGCGCAGCCACAGCAGCGCCAGCAACCACCACGCCACGCCCACGAGCGACGCAATCTGAAACAGCACCATGGAGCCGGCCGAGGCCCATACCATCAGCACCATCAGCAGCAGGTTGAGCATCAGCAGCACGGTGCGCGGCAGGCTGTCGTCGATGCCGGAAAGCTTGAGCCATTCCCACAGGCCGGTCAGGAACAGGACCGCTGCCAGCGCTGCCAGCCATTGACTAGGCAGCAGCACGATCGCGCAAATCGCGAGCGGCGCCATGATCAGCGCGGCAATCACGCGAGTCTTGGTCATGCGGAGGACGTCTCCGTCGCCTTGTCGGCGATCTGTGCACTGGTCAGGCCGAAGCGGCGTTCGCGCCCGGCATAGTCGTCCAGCGCTTGCTGCATTACGCCGGCATCGAACTCCGGCCACAGGGTTTCGGTGAACCACAGTTCGGTGTAGGCCAGCTGCCACAGCAGGAAATTGCTGATGCGGGTGTCGCCACCGGTGCGGATGAACAGATCCGGCGCGGGCAGGTCGGCCAGGGCCACACGGCTGGACAGCAGCGCTTCGTCGATCTGCTCCGGCTGCAAACGGCCGGCAGCGACGTCTTCGGCCAATGCGCGGGCAGCCGTGGCGATGTCCTGGCGGCCGCCGTAACTGGCTGCGATGCTCAGCACCAGCCGCGCATTGGCGGCGGTGCTACGCTCGGCGCCGGCCATGCGATCGCGCAACGGTGCGGCGAAGCGGCTGCGGTCGCCGATGAAGCGCACCTGCACGCCACGCCGCTGCAGTTCTCCAACCTCGCGGTCGAGCGCATGCAGGAAGAGCTTCATCAGCGCATCGACCTCATCCTGCGGACGGCCCCAGTTTTCGCTGGAGAACGCGAACAGGGTGAGCGCCGACACGCCTTTTTCCAGGCAGAAATCGATCGTGCGATTGACCGCGCGCGCACCGGCGCGGTGGCCGATCACGCGCGGACGCCGCCGACGCTGCGCCCAACGTCCGTTGCCATCCATGATGATGGCAATGTGGCGCGGCACGTCTGCGACAGGAGGGACTGGATGCATGGCAGGCGATGCCACGATCAGACCGTCATCAATTCCTGTTCCTTGGCCTTGACGACCTCATCCACATCCTTGATGGCCTTGTCGGTGAGCTTCTGGATGTCGTCTTCGGCACCGCGGGCTTCGTCTTCGGTGACGGCCTTGTCCTTGAGCAGATCCTTGACCTGCTGGTTGGCATCGCGACGGATGTTGCGGATGGCCACCTTGCTGTCTTCGCCTTCGCCATGCACCGACTTGCTGAGCTCCTTGCGGCGCTCCTCGGTCAGCGGCGGCAGGTTCAGACGGATCACGGTGCCGACCACGGTCGGGGTCAGGCCCAGATCCGAGGCGTAGATGGCTTTTTCCACGTCCTTGATCATGCCCTTGTCGAACAGGCTGATGACCAGTGAGCGGCCTTCGGACACGCTGATGCTGGCGACCTGATTCAGGGGTGTGTCGGTGCCGTAGGCCTTGACCTTGATGCCGTCCAGCAGCGCCGGCGAGGCGCGGCCGGTGCGAACGGTGGTCAAGGAATGGCGCAGAGCATCGATGCTCTTGGTCATGCGCGTCTGCGCGTCTTGTTTGATCTGGGTGAGCATCGCCGGAATCCGTTTGGAGCTGAATCCATGGATTATAGCCGGGACTGAGGTTTCCGACTCGCAAGCCGTCAGGACCTGCGCAGCCGGTTCACAGCGGAGGTCGATCTCGATCAGCCATCAGCGCAGTGCGTCGCACCACGCTGTGACGAATCCCCAATCCCGACTCCCGCATCTCCAAACTCAGCTACGGCCCTGCACTAACGTGCCGATCTGTTCGCCGTGCAGGATGCGCAGCAGCACACCCGGCTCGCTCATGCCGAAGATGCGCAACGGCAGGTCGCTGTCGCGCGCCAGTGCGAAGGCGGCGGTGTCCATCACTTCCAGGTCCTGCATGATGACCTGATCGTAGGTCAGACTGTCGTAGCGCACCGCGTCGGTGTGCTTCTTCGGGTCCTTGTCGTACACGCCATCGACCTTGGTTGCCTTGAGCAACAAGTCGGCACCGATCTCGATCGCGCGCAGCGCTGCGCCCGAGTCGGTGGTGAAGAACGGGTTGCCGGTGCCGGCGGCGAAGATCGCAATGCGGCCTTTTTCCAGATGGCGGATCGCACGACGGCGGATGAAGTCTTCGCAGACGTCGTTGATCTTGATCGCGCTCATCACGCGCACCTTGGCGCCGAGTTTTTCCAGTGCGTCCTGCATCGCCAGCGCATTGATCACGGTGGCCAACATGCCCATGTGGTCGCCGGTGACGCGGTCCATGCCGCTTGCAGCCAGGCCGGCGCCGCGGAAGATGTTGCCGCCGCCGATCACCAGCGCTACCTGCGCGCCGGCCTGCTGGGCCTCGATCACTTCATGCGCCAGGCGATTGATCACCTTCGGGTCGATGCCGTAATCCCCGTCTCCCATCAGCGCCTCCCCGGAAAGTTTGAGAAGAATGCGGCGATAGGAAAGTTCGGACATGGGGGAGGCCTCGGGGTAGGGAATCTGCAAACCCCGGCAATTCTAGCGGAAGCCCGTCACCTGGCGTGGTAAAAATTCTTTTGTTGGCAGCGGCGTGACCTGTTGCTCAGTGCGCGCGCGGTCAATGCCATGTCCATGCCGATCACGTTGGCCGTGGTGGTCATGTCCACGTCCGGGTCCTGCGCAAGTTCGATGATGCGCAGCGCAATGCCGGGCGGCGATGGCAGGTTGCGGCAGTAATGCAGGGCGGCCTGGAGATCTGGTTGCATTGAGTCATCGCCGACAGTGACCGTAAGCATACAGCTGCGGTCGTTGGATGGGGCGCGCCATGCTGC encodes:
- a CDS encoding phosphatidate cytidylyltransferase; translation: MTKTRVIAALIMAPLAICAIVLLPSQWLAALAAVLFLTGLWEWLKLSGIDDSLPRTVLLMLNLLLMVLMVWASAGSMVLFQIASLVGVAWWLLALLWLRFFTFGADHCNGQARALKLAAGTLAVLPAWAALVLLHASPDKGNLWLLTSLTTVWAADSGAYFAGRAFGKHKLAPRVSPNKTIEGLLGGMLAGIAVACAFGWLAGLTLAHVPQLMLVSALAVLASVLGDLFESLLKRHAGAKDSGTLIPGHGGVLDRIDGVLAALPVFALGKEILGF
- the frr gene encoding ribosome recycling factor; its protein translation is MLTQIKQDAQTRMTKSIDALRHSLTTVRTGRASPALLDGIKVKAYGTDTPLNQVASISVSEGRSLVISLFDKGMIKDVEKAIYASDLGLTPTVVGTVIRLNLPPLTEERRKELSKSVHGEGEDSKVAIRNIRRDANQQVKDLLKDKAVTEDEARGAEDDIQKLTDKAIKDVDEVVKAKEQELMTV
- the uppS gene encoding polyprenyl diphosphate synthase; this translates as MHPVPPVADVPRHIAIIMDGNGRWAQRRRRPRVIGHRAGARAVNRTIDFCLEKGVSALTLFAFSSENWGRPQDEVDALMKLFLHALDREVGELQRRGVQVRFIGDRSRFAAPLRDRMAGAERSTAANARLVLSIAASYGGRQDIATAARALAEDVAAGRLQPEQIDEALLSSRVALADLPAPDLFIRTGGDTRISNFLLWQLAYTELWFTETLWPEFDAGVMQQALDDYAGRERRFGLTSAQIADKATETSSA
- the pyrH gene encoding UMP kinase, translated to MSELSYRRILLKLSGEALMGDGDYGIDPKVINRLAHEVIEAQQAGAQVALVIGGGNIFRGAGLAASGMDRVTGDHMGMLATVINALAMQDALEKLGAKVRVMSAIKINDVCEDFIRRRAIRHLEKGRIAIFAAGTGNPFFTTDSGAALRAIEIGADLLLKATKVDGVYDKDPKKHTDAVRYDSLTYDQVIMQDLEVMDTAAFALARDSDLPLRIFGMSEPGVLLRILHGEQIGTLVQGRS